The Deltaproteobacteria bacterium genomic interval TACCTTTCCATGGGGATGTCCAATTCCTACCGGGTCGCCCTGGAAGAGGGTGCCAATATTGTCCGGATCGGGACGCGGCTTTTCGGCGAACGGCGATCCTAGGCGGTCCTTGGGGAGCCCGATGGATAGCGGGAATCCAGGGCAAAGAGGTGAGAGGATCCTGAGACGGTGAGCTACGCCGCCAAAGAGATGAGACGCCTCATGGGAAAGGCCATCCATAACCGGGACATGATCCGGGACGGTGATCATGTCTTGGTCGCCGTCTCGGGTGGTAAGGACAGTCTTTCCCTCCTTTGGCTCCTGAGAGAGCGGTTGAGACGGATCCCTATCTCTTACCGCATCACGGCCGTTCACGTGGATCCGGGTTTCGGTGCGGATTCGGCGGGGCGGATGAAGACCTTTTTTTCCGAGCATGGGTTTGATTACCGGGTATTTTCGAGCGATTTCGGTCCCCGCGCCCACAGTGAGGAAAACCGCGAAAACCCCTGTTTCCTTTGTTCCAGGCTGCGCAGGAAGCTCCTCTTTGAATTGGCCGCCCAACTCGGATGCAATCGGATTGCATTCGGCCACC includes:
- a CDS encoding tRNA 2-thiocytidine(32) synthetase TtcA, giving the protein MSYAAKEMRRLMGKAIHNRDMIRDGDHVLVAVSGGKDSLSLLWLLRERLRRIPISYRITAVHVDPGFGADSAGRMKTFFSEHGFDYRVFSSDFGPRAHSEENRENPCFLCSRLRRKLLFELAAQLGCNRIAFGHHKDDLIETFFLNLFYGASISTMLPVQPFFGGKLTVIRPLYMIDEGTIQRYAKGMGWPDIDLGCPSAGSTKREAVKVMLKNLYRSSRKIKGNIFHAIHNVKTEYLP